TTTTGAAGGTATTCATCATTTATCTCATTTCTTAATCGGTATAGGCAAAACTACGCGAACATTACTCGAATACTACTCGAATACTACTCGAATACTATGCAAGGTATGAACTCGCAGGTTTCGCAGGTCTAACTTCAACTAATTTATTTTCTTGAATTACATATTCCGCCGCCAGTTGGTGACATAAGAAAAACGGCATGCTTTCAGTAAATCCGTAAGCACCACAATAGCCAAAAACTAATTCATCACCGACCTTAACGTCTTCTGGTAAAGATAAGTGGCCAAGTTTATCCATACTCGTACAAAGTGGTCCATGTAAATCAAAATTCTGACTTGGTTCATTCGACTGACGAAGCAAGGTAACAGGAAAAGGTTGATCCGTTATTGCTGGGCGAATAAGGTGATTAATACCTGCTGCCAATACTAATTGCTCTTGACCATAATTAGTTTTTTTATCAATTACCGGAACAACATAATAACCACATTCAGCGACAGCAAAACGACCAAGCTCTAACCAAAGCTCGTCAACGCCAGCTTTGGCTTTAATATCGGCTAAATCAGAAATAATTTGCTGCCATGCTAGCGTTTTACCTTCGCCAAGATAATCGATACCTAAGCCACCACCTAAATCAAGAATTTTTAGCTTCATACCAATATCGTTGGCAAGTTCAGTGAGAGGCTTAACCATTTGTCCCCATAAGGAATACATTTTTTCGTTACTGAGCATATTGCCCCACTGAAAAATATGTAAACCACAAATATTTAATTCGGGATAGTCACTTACTTTAATGTTTTGCCATTCTTCTACCGACAAACCAAAAGGCGTTAAGCTATTACCACCTAATGGGTTTTTCTCACCATCAGGCCACTGTAATTGTACACGTAGTAATACGGTTGGTTTTTCACTACCTGACTGCTCCTTAACAACTTCATTAAGCCAGTTCAGTTGATTTAAGCTTTCAATCACAAAAGTACCGACACCTTTTTTAACAAAAGCATCAAGTTGTTTTTTAGATTTAGCCGGACCTGTATTCAAAATACGGCTAGGATTCACACCTTGTGCTAATACTTGTGATAACTCACCGGTGCTAGCAACATCAAAATCAAACCCTTCACTATCTAATGTTTGAATAACTTTAGATAAAGGATTAGCTTTAACAGCAAACCAAAGCTTAATCACATCTTGTTGCTGCAATGTCGCAAGGTGTTTTTTTAACGTATCTAATTGATAGACAAAATAGCCTTGTTCATCTTCTGGTGATTGATGGGCTAACAAAGTACTTTCAATATTGGTGTCGAACCAAGTGGGTTTAGTCATAATATTTCAATTCATTTATTACAATGTAAGTTTCAATTCATTATTATTAATAATCTAGCTTTAAGCTGTATATTTCAAGTTAAAAGCAAAAACACGGAATTGATCATCATCAATATTCCGTGCTTTTTATCCTTAAGCGTTTAGCCCATTCTTTGAAAATTCAAATGTTTTCCCAAGAACTTATAAGTACTTTAACGCTTAACTTGAGCTATACAGCAACAAGTTGAACAATTAACGAAGGATAGATTCTAACTCTAATGCCGCATCACTTTGTTCATCACGATACTTAACGATCAAAGCACATGCCATGTTCAAGCCTTGTGCTTGCGCCCAATCTCCTTTTACAGGGCGAGTGCCCGGAACAACAATAGCATTTTCTGGAATTTCAGCGCCTTTTTCACGCATCACTTCATTAACACAATCATATACTGGTACTGATTTAGATAATGAAACACCTGGTGCTAGTACAGCGCCTTTTTTCACTACAATACCTTCAACAATAACAACACCGGCACTCAAGAAAGCATTATCTTCAATAATTACTGGGCTAGCACCGATTGGCTCTAATACACCACCAATTTGAACCGCAGCTGAAACATGAACATTTTTACCAATTTGAGCACATGAGCCAATTAGAGCATGGCTATCAACCATAGTACCCGTATCAACAAATGCACCAACATTGATATAAGCTGGTGGCATAATAATTACGCCTTTAGCAACATGAGCACCAGCACGTACAGATGAACCACCCGGTACTAAACGAACACCATCCTCAGGTGTAAACTGACGAGCAGGTAAATTATGTTTATCAACAAAGCCTAAATAGTTATCACCAAAAGCAATGTTTTCACCCGCTTTAAATGCAGCTAAAATACCTTGTTTTACTTCAACATTGGCATGCCAATTACCGTTTTCATCTTGAGTTGCTGCGCGTAGTGCACCAGTTTCTAATTGTGCTATTACATCTTGCCAATTCATGCGATATTCCTATTTTCATGTGTATTTATAAAAGAAGATTGATTAGCTTGCACTAACCATTGGTTAATTTTTTCATCAAATGCCAATAACTCTGTATTATCGGTTAATTCAAGGTGTGTTAATGGCGCTCGCAATATCGGTGTTTTAATATTTTGTTGCTGCTGCATTAACATTTTGACTGGGATTGGATTGGCAACACAAAATAGTGCTGCTACAGCCCTGTTCCATAATGGAAACATAGTGTTGGTTTGCCCAACTAAACATAGTTGAACATACGTTTGTGTTGCTTGAGGCCATGCATTAGCGCAGACCGAGACTAAACCTTTAGCACCTGCTGGTACTAGATACGGCAACATGGCATCTTCACCACTGTAAAGTGCTACTTCTGGGCATTGTTCACGGTAATTAAGAAATTTATTTAAATCGCCACTCGCCTCTTTCATTGCCCAGAAATTTGGATGATTTTGCAAATTTTGTAAGGTTTCAACGGGAATTTCCACGCCACTACGAGAAGGCACGTTATATAACATACAGGGAAAATTTGCGGTATCTAGTAGCGCTTTAAACCATTGAGTTTGACCAACTACACCAGGCTTGGCATAAAGTGGGGTTCCAAGCAAAAAGCTATCAATAGGTAACGTGTTGCAGTATTTAACCCAGTTGATTTGTTCTGGTAAATTAGAGCCGCCAACAGCAACCATTAACGGTGTATTAAGCTGTAGATTACAAACAAACTCAACAATACTCATCTGCTCATCGCGGGTTAACGCTAAACCTTCACCTGTGCTACCAAGTAACAATATGCCGTTACCTGCGTCAGCTTGTGCTATCGCGATTTTTTCTAGGCTAGTAAAGTCAATTTGATTGTTTTCTAAGAATGGCGTCACTAAAGCTGTCCATAAAGAACAAGCATCAACGCTTGTGGTACCAATAGACTGGGAATTTATATTTGTAGGTAATTGTGTATTCATTGCTCTCGAACTCATAATTTTTGTATTGGCCTAGGCGCAATACAAATTAGTTCGGAGAGCTTTAAGGTATTCACAAAAAAGAGCTGAGTATAACAACCTTCATATTAAGGATATTATTGGCTTTTATGCAAAGACCAGAAGCTCTCCACTCAATTATAACCTACCCTATATTAAGGTAGGTCAATATCAGTGACAGTTGTCGGGATTCAGCCCTTAAACCTTGGCAATAAACTAAGGTAAACAACCGATAAGTGTTTTATCAAACAAATACTTATCTCGGCGCTAATCCCCCTCATTACTATTATCAGATTTTGATCTCTGTGCAAATGACATTGCAATAATAACTACCTGGTTAACGCTCCTCTTCTGGCCCCTTACCTCATCATTCTTAATACTTTGCCTGTATTGCCATCACCAATCGTCGTCATCATTTATAAAATATAAACGCTGCTGACATATACCGTGATGGTTTAGCTAAAATATCAATAATTTAGAGGTGAACTTCTGATATAAAATCAAAAGTCAGAATTAGGGACGGCGCTATTTAAACATTGTTATCGCTTTTCTGTCAATATCGAAATATTCAGACTATAGAAAAAACATCGAATACAGTAGAATACTATCTTCTATCTTATTCACTGTTAATTATCTTTATGTCAACTTCAAACATCAGCCAAATACTAGTACGCAATAGTGAACTGTTATCAGCTAAAACACCTTTATTTATTAACTTAATGGCAGATGGCTTTATTGAAAACTATTTACTCGACAATCCGAATGCAAAAATAAGTTGTCACAATACTAATTTTTTTGATTATGAAGCAATAAAGAATAAATATAATAGCCAGATTAACACCAGTTTTAATAGTGAATATAAAACGGCACTAGAACACGATTTAGTCATTATTAACTTTCCTAAAAGTAAAGATGAACTTGCCTTTACTTTTGCGATGATTGCACCTTATTTAAGCGACAATGCTAAAGTTATTTTAGTGGGAGAGAAAAAAGGTGGCATACAGTCTAGCCCCAAATTGACTGAGAATTTTCTACAGGGTTGTCAAAAAGTTGATGCTGCGCGTCATTGTTTAATTTTTGCCGGTATAGTTAACGCTGAAAATCTAAATAAGAATTTCAATATCGAAGACTGGTTTAAAACCTATCAAATTAATATTAACAATATATCGCTTACTATCGCTTCATTACCGGGTGTTTTTAGTCAGAAAAAACTTGATGTCGGCACCGCATTATTATTAGATAACTTGCCTCAGTCTATGCAAGGAAAGGTGTTAGATTTTGGTTGTGGTGCCGGAGTTATTAGCTGTTTCATTGGCAAGAAATTTGAATCTACCCAATTAGACTTACTTGATGTAAGCGCCTTAGCAATAACATCAGCCCAAAGAACACTGGCGTTAAATAATTTGTCGGGTAATGTTTTTGCTTCAAATAGTTTATCTAACGTAGCAGGAAAGTATCAACATATAGTCTCAAATCCTCCCTTTCATCAAGGAACAAAAACCAGCTATCAAGCGAGTGAAGATTTTTTAAGGGGAATTAAGTCTCACATTATTCCCCGTGGAGACATCACCATAGTTGCTAATAGTTTTTTACAGTACTTACCAATAATGCATGAGCATATTGGTACAACAAAGCGATTAATCAGTAAGCAGGGATTTAACATTTACCACTGCAAAAAATAATTAATGGCCAACCCGACTTGATAAATATATTTTTTTCAGCGATTGTTATGCCATGAAAACAAAAAACAAATTAATATCTAATCGAAAATTTATATTCGCCAGTATTTTGGGCGTCGCTTCTTTCGTGTTGATCGTTATTCTAACCAGTATTATTTATATTGTAGAAACTCAAGAAGAATTAAAGTTAGAAAAATATACGCGTGCTTGGGCCAAATCTTTAGCTCAGGCAAATGTTACCTATTTAGTGGACAATACCAAAGGTGCAGAAAAGAAAGCAAACGCTAACCTAAAGAAACTCGTAACAGCTGACTACATTAATTATATTCATATTTATAAAAAAGGGAGTACTGAAACAACTTACTTTACTGGATTTAATAAAAGCATCTACCATCCAGCTATTCCAAGTAAGATCAATCAATTAAATGAGTTGTTAACGCTTAAAAATCAAGAGAATAATTTAGAGTTAGTTGTAGAAATAGAACAAAACAAAAACATTGTTGGCTATTTATACATTCAAGCAAGTAAAAAAAATATTCATGATTTTATTAGAGAGTTAACCTTCACTGCTATTCTATTTTTCTTATTTGGTTTAACCCTCTTTTTAATATTAGCCTCTTACATTAAAACTAAAATTAATCAATTGATTACAACCTTAGTTGAATCACTACAAGAAATATCACACAGTAAAAACTATGATGAAAGAATTGAATCTCTCCCATTTATTGAGTTTGATATCTTAGCCCAAAATATTAATGTTTTATTAAATAGAACGTCAAAACACATTACTAAAAAAGATGACACACACCAACAAGCGTTATTACAAAATAATATTTTGGCAGAAAAAGTACAGGCTAGAACGAATGCTTTGAAAGAGTCTAATCAGGAATTACTTTCAACCCTAGAAAAATTACATCAATTTCAAGGACAGTTAGTCGAAACTGAGAAAATGGCTTCTCTAGGAGATATGGTTGCAGGTATTGCCCACGAAATAAATACCCCGATTGGTTTAGGTATTACGGCTTCAACATTAATGAATGACCGTCTGATGGAAATAAAAAGAGCTTTTGAAGATAAAAGCTTAAAATCAAGTCAGCTGAAAAAGTTTCTAACGCAAGGCGAAGAAAATATAGAAATGATTTACCGAAACCTAGACCGTGCAGCAAAACTCATATCTAGCTTCAAAAAAGTAGCGGTTGATCAATCTAGCACTGAGACAAATATTTTCAATTTTAGAGTTTTACTTGATGAAGTATTCATCACCTTAAAAATGAGGCTACATGAACAGCACATCAACCTTATTATTAACTGTCCTGAAAACCTTATTGTTGAAAGTAAAGCCGGACAAATTAACCAAATATTAGTTAACCTTATTTTAAATTCAATTATTCATGGTTTTGAAGATAAGCCCGATGGTGAAATAAATATATCGGTATTCTATCTAAGTGATCAAGTACATATCAGCTATAAAGACAATGGGGTTGGTATTAATGAAAGTGTAAAAGCAAAGATTTTTGCTCCTTTTACCACAACTAAACGTGGCAGTGGTGCTAGCGGTTTAGGGCTTCACTTAGTATTTAATATTGTGACTCAAGCGTTAAATGGGCATATCGATTTTGAAAGCGAAATAGGTGAAGGCACTAAATTTAATATTACTTTTCCTGCTTTACTCTCGTCAGAGCAATAAATAAGAGTAATAATTTGCAATATAATTGTTATTTAATTTAGACTTAGTTAACATGGTTTACAAAATGTTAACCATACTTTCACTATAAAAACACAATAGATATAAAATTGTATACTTATATTAAAAATTTGCTTAAACATCTCTATTAAATTAACGGAATTGACATGGAAAACTATCAAATACTCATAGTAGAAGATGAAGACGTTACACGTTTCAATTTGCGCAATTTGTTTGAGGCTGAAGGCTATAAAGTCTTTGAAGCGTTTAACGAAGAAACTATGACCACCATGCTTAGTCAGAATGACATAAATCTAGTTATCATGGATATTAATCTGCCAGGAAAAAATGGTTTATTACTGGGCAGACAATTAGCGAGTAATAAAAACTTAGGATTAATTTTTCTAACAGGTCGTGATAGTGATATTGATAAAGTGTTAGGACTAGAAATAGGTGCTGATGATTACCTAACGAAACCATTCAATCCTAGAGAATTAACCATTAGAGCTCGAAATATTCTTAATCGTATTGGTAATAATAAAAACGAAATAGAGTTAGAACAGCCTATTGTCACTTTTAATGAGTGGAAATTAAACGGAAACTCACGAGAAATGACAAGCCCTACAGGCGATGTTATTCCTATCCCTCGCGGTGAATATAGAGCATTACGTTTATTAATAAAAAATCAAGGTAATATAGTTTCTAGACAAGAGTTAATTAAAGAAATGACTGGCCGTGATTTACGAGATAATGACAGAACTGTTGATGTAACCATTAGACGATTACGTAAACATTTCGAATCAAATAATAATACCCTCGAATTAATAAATACAATACACGGAGAGGGATATCGTTTTGTAGGAAACGCAAAATAACCTTACCTGCCTTAATATAAAAGTTAACAATTAATAAGCTATAAGCCAGCTAACCAATCATCAAAAGCCGCTATCGCTTGTTTATTGTGGATTTTAAGCTCAGCTAATTGATGAGCTTTGTCACTTGCATTTGTTGTTGTTTTTTCCATTTCTTTTAAACGTGAATGCAATGATTTTAAGCCAACACTACCTGCTGCACCTTTCATTTTATGGCAATGTTCTTGCCATAATTGTGAGTTATCAAACAACAATGAGCTTTCTATATCATTAAGATATAAAGCCACTTGTTGAATATAAAGCTCAAACATTTGTTTTACTACACCATGACCTAAACGTTGTACATAGTCATTCAGAAGCTCTTTATCCAATTGTATTAACTCATTACTTTCATTCATAAATTGTCTACTACCTTATTTATATTGCGCGAATTAATAATACCATTTTCATTAATTAAGTGAACAATTTAATACGTAGAAATGATCACATAGCTAGTGAGATTGGTATTAATTAATCAAATGTTAGTTTACTGCAATTAATCGTAAGCTAATATTTGATTAATTTTGAAGTAGTATGGCTATAAAAAATAAGATAGAATGTGCGGCCTTGAATTTACTTGTTGCGCGGTTATTTAGCTATCATCACGCAGCCTTAGTTAAGTAGCTATAGCTTAAAAAAGCGGAGTCACAATGCCGACAACGATGCCTGATATTGCCAACCATACCACAGCCCAAACAGAAGGAACACTTGACTGGGTTGGAATGAGCAATATTGAAATGCCAATGATGGTCGCCTCAAAAGGCCAGAGCGAACGTATGGTTTCAGCCCATATTGATGCATTTGTTAATTTAAAAGAAGCTCAGGCAAAAGGCATTCATATGTCACGCCTTTATTTACTTCTCGATGAATTATCAACCAGCGACGTACTAAACTATCAAAGTTTAGTAACACTTCTTGACGGTTTTATTAGTAGTCATAGTGATTTGAGTGATCAAGCAAAAGTTACTTTTAATTTTGATTATCACCTACGTAGAAAATCTTTAATTAGCGGAAAAGAAGGTTGGAAGGCTTATCCTACCACCTTAGTAGGTCATTTTAATCAAGGTAAGCTTGATATAGAAATGTCTATTGATGTACCTTACTCGTCTACTTGTCCTTGCTCTGCAGCTTTAGCAAGACAGCTAATTCAAAAAGCATTTCAGGATAAATTCAACGATACAAACGTTGATTTAGATTCAATTCATGAA
The sequence above is a segment of the Colwellia sp. 20A7 genome. Coding sequences within it:
- a CDS encoding Hpt domain-containing protein; its protein translation is MNESNELIQLDKELLNDYVQRLGHGVVKQMFELYIQQVALYLNDIESSLLFDNSQLWQEHCHKMKGAAGSVGLKSLHSRLKEMEKTTTNASDKAHQLAELKIHNKQAIAAFDDWLAGL
- a CDS encoding methyltransferase, whose protein sequence is MSTSNISQILVRNSELLSAKTPLFINLMADGFIENYLLDNPNAKISCHNTNFFDYEAIKNKYNSQINTSFNSEYKTALEHDLVIINFPKSKDELAFTFAMIAPYLSDNAKVILVGEKKGGIQSSPKLTENFLQGCQKVDAARHCLIFAGIVNAENLNKNFNIEDWFKTYQININNISLTIASLPGVFSQKKLDVGTALLLDNLPQSMQGKVLDFGCGAGVISCFIGKKFESTQLDLLDVSALAITSAQRTLALNNLSGNVFASNSLSNVAGKYQHIVSNPPFHQGTKTSYQASEDFLRGIKSHIIPRGDITIVANSFLQYLPIMHEHIGTTKRLISKQGFNIYHCKK
- the arcA gene encoding two-component system response regulator ArcA, producing the protein MENYQILIVEDEDVTRFNLRNLFEAEGYKVFEAFNEETMTTMLSQNDINLVIMDINLPGKNGLLLGRQLASNKNLGLIFLTGRDSDIDKVLGLEIGADDYLTKPFNPRELTIRARNILNRIGNNKNEIELEQPIVTFNEWKLNGNSREMTSPTGDVIPIPRGEYRALRLLIKNQGNIVSRQELIKEMTGRDLRDNDRTVDVTIRRLRKHFESNNNTLELINTIHGEGYRFVGNAK
- a CDS encoding sensor histidine kinase; amino-acid sequence: MKTKNKLISNRKFIFASILGVASFVLIVILTSIIYIVETQEELKLEKYTRAWAKSLAQANVTYLVDNTKGAEKKANANLKKLVTADYINYIHIYKKGSTETTYFTGFNKSIYHPAIPSKINQLNELLTLKNQENNLELVVEIEQNKNIVGYLYIQASKKNIHDFIRELTFTAILFFLFGLTLFLILASYIKTKINQLITTLVESLQEISHSKNYDERIESLPFIEFDILAQNINVLLNRTSKHITKKDDTHQQALLQNNILAEKVQARTNALKESNQELLSTLEKLHQFQGQLVETEKMASLGDMVAGIAHEINTPIGLGITASTLMNDRLMEIKRAFEDKSLKSSQLKKFLTQGEENIEMIYRNLDRAAKLISSFKKVAVDQSSTETNIFNFRVLLDEVFITLKMRLHEQHINLIINCPENLIVESKAGQINQILVNLILNSIIHGFEDKPDGEINISVFYLSDQVHISYKDNGVGINESVKAKIFAPFTTTKRGSGASGLGLHLVFNIVTQALNGHIDFESEIGEGTKFNITFPALLSSEQ
- a CDS encoding PLP-dependent decarboxylase, whose translation is MTKPTWFDTNIESTLLAHQSPEDEQGYFVYQLDTLKKHLATLQQQDVIKLWFAVKANPLSKVIQTLDSEGFDFDVASTGELSQVLAQGVNPSRILNTGPAKSKKQLDAFVKKGVGTFVIESLNQLNWLNEVVKEQSGSEKPTVLLRVQLQWPDGEKNPLGGNSLTPFGLSVEEWQNIKVSDYPELNICGLHIFQWGNMLSNEKMYSLWGQMVKPLTELANDIGMKLKILDLGGGLGIDYLGEGKTLAWQQIISDLADIKAKAGVDELWLELGRFAVAECGYYVVPVIDKKTNYGQEQLVLAAGINHLIRPAITDQPFPVTLLRQSNEPSQNFDLHGPLCTSMDKLGHLSLPEDVKVGDELVFGYCGAYGFTESMPFFLCHQLAAEYVIQENKLVEVRPAKPASSYLA
- the dapA gene encoding 4-hydroxy-tetrahydrodipicolinate synthase → MNTQLPTNINSQSIGTTSVDACSLWTALVTPFLENNQIDFTSLEKIAIAQADAGNGILLLGSTGEGLALTRDEQMSIVEFVCNLQLNTPLMVAVGGSNLPEQINWVKYCNTLPIDSFLLGTPLYAKPGVVGQTQWFKALLDTANFPCMLYNVPSRSGVEIPVETLQNLQNHPNFWAMKEASGDLNKFLNYREQCPEVALYSGEDAMLPYLVPAGAKGLVSVCANAWPQATQTYVQLCLVGQTNTMFPLWNRAVAALFCVANPIPVKMLMQQQQNIKTPILRAPLTHLELTDNTELLAFDEKINQWLVQANQSSFINTHENRNIA
- a CDS encoding 2,3,4,5-tetrahydropyridine-2,6-dicarboxylate N-succinyltransferase translates to MNWQDVIAQLETGALRAATQDENGNWHANVEVKQGILAAFKAGENIAFGDNYLGFVDKHNLPARQFTPEDGVRLVPGGSSVRAGAHVAKGVIIMPPAYINVGAFVDTGTMVDSHALIGSCAQIGKNVHVSAAVQIGGVLEPIGASPVIIEDNAFLSAGVVIVEGIVVKKGAVLAPGVSLSKSVPVYDCVNEVMREKGAEIPENAIVVPGTRPVKGDWAQAQGLNMACALIVKYRDEQSDAALELESILR
- the folE2 gene encoding GTP cyclohydrolase FolE2, whose amino-acid sequence is MPTTMPDIANHTTAQTEGTLDWVGMSNIEMPMMVASKGQSERMVSAHIDAFVNLKEAQAKGIHMSRLYLLLDELSTSDVLNYQSLVTLLDGFISSHSDLSDQAKVTFNFDYHLRRKSLISGKEGWKAYPTTLVGHFNQGKLDIEMSIDVPYSSTCPCSAALARQLIQKAFQDKFNDTNVDLDSIHEWLGTTEGIVATPHSQRSVAQVKVKLNSEINDFPITDLVNLIENSLKTPVQAAVKREDEQEFARLNGQNLMFCEDAARRLQYSMNQAEGYDDFWLRINHLESLHAHDAVSVTTKGIAGGYQP